In one Mucilaginibacter ginsenosidivorax genomic region, the following are encoded:
- a CDS encoding CsbD family protein, whose translation MDKLQIKGGWNELKGKIKQAYGDLTDDDLTYEEGKDDETLGKLQQKTGKTRDELVKWINSL comes from the coding sequence ATGGATAAATTACAAATTAAGGGCGGCTGGAACGAGTTGAAGGGCAAAATAAAACAAGCCTACGGCGATCTTACCGACGATGATTTAACTTACGAAGAAGGTAAAGACGATGAAACATTAGGGAAACTCCAGCAAAAAACCGGCAAAACGCGCGATGAACTGGTGAAATGGATAAACAGTTTATAA